The Ricinus communis isolate WT05 ecotype wild-type chromosome 8, ASM1957865v1, whole genome shotgun sequence sequence TCAAGTAAACCCAAACTAAATTAATCTAACATATAACTCATTTTGCTACATCCctacattttaattataatatcagAAGCACTAAAAGAATAGCTCCAATACTTGTTCAAAACCAAAGATTCACCATTTATACAGCAGCCAAATATTGTGCAATATAGGATTTTGATAAGCATAACTTACTTGTCAGGAGGTATAGCAGAACCTGCTGCAACTGAGTCAGCAAGCCACTTTACTTTCAGAATGAGGGTATTCACTGCACAGCCATACAAGAACTTGGTAGTTTGCAGCTGGAGAAAAGAATATCAACAGTTACGAATAAATAActgtaataattaattagaagtAAATGCCTTACGGAGTAGCAATcatataatgaataaataactGTAATTATTAATCAGAAATAAATGCCTTGCAGTGAAGCAATCATATAAGCTGAATAAAGGTGGCATATTTAACAGATACAGCATGAGATAAGGAAAAGACACAGTGCAGCAAGAAGAATAACCAATTTCCTAGaaacaaattcaaattttagatTGAGGAAGTGCTTAAATAGGTTGATGATTAAGAATGCTAGGTCTTGGTCATAGATTAAATCACCATAATTTTCTTCTCAAAGAACTGATGATAATCAACTTTAAGGGTGTTTTCAGAAGCTACCACATTCTGCTTTAGGATTAGATGAAACAGGCATGCAGCTGAGCTCAAAGCTTCAGTTAAACCAACCTTCTTTGAGCAAATAACAATAGGAAGCCGCTGGAAGTTAGATCTTGCTTTTCTCGTAGTCCTAATATTTGAAGGTGGAGATGGTACATCTAAGAGGACCAGTCCACCATATTCTTGTATTAGTCCAgcaatttctcttttctttcgaCTAGAAAATCCAGTTAGCAAGAACTGTAGACCATGGAATATTAATCTCTTCATATCATTTACGAGATCTTTGAAACAATTCTTCATATCTTGATTCTGAGAATCGGAACAGGGCTTGGAATATTTTGACCTTTTATTAGCTGTAACTGCAGAAGctaaaaacagtaaaaaaaaataataataataagtttcTAAGTTGAAGAAGGTAAAGAAATTGGTATGTTAGACAATGTGTAGGGCAATCTTACAATTCCTTTGTGAAGTTTGTGTCTTTGGGGCGTCCTTATTCTGCTGCAGCCCAACTTCAGCCTCTAAGAGACAAACTCGCTTTCTAACCAAATTTGCCGTCTTATGGGGATTTTCTAATTTAGAGTCTATTTTTTGAAGATTTTTTCTCTGAAGCGCCTTATTTACAGTTCCTTGTGCAAAAATCCGTTCAGGAGTTTTTTCTCCAGCTAAGTTTCTAAGAAGTTCAGAAGGCTGTAAATGGCAGCGTGTTTTTCGGTTTAGAACAAGTGGAGACCTCCTTTGCTTTGAAGGCTGCTCAGGCCCATCTTTTGCAGGTTCATCATGATCTGATAGTGGACTCCTGAGAATATTTACATCCTCATTTTGCCCATGATCTCTTCCAACAGAAAAATGAAACTCAGACCTGAGAGGCACAAACAATTTAGAATTCATCTGATCAGAAAAACTCTTTGATGAAATCAATTCCCCAACGTACTCTGATGAGTGATTTTGGTTGAGTTGCTGCTCCGACAAAGTTGCTTCATGTTTTGGCAACAATTTGCTGTAGGTCTTAAGTGAGGCCAGATGCCTTCGAACTGGGACCTCAAAATATTCACCATATGTTTTGGGCACAGCTTCCCTACCCGCATAGGGGGGTTCAACATTTACATCTGATGTACTCTGAAAATTCTCCATCCTAGGTTCTGATTTGGTGCTGAAGCAGTTTTGAGCATATGCTTCTCTGTCATCTTTATTCTGACTTGACAGAGAGCCTGCATTCTCTGAAGATATACTGCATGGAACAATAGAACAAAGAGGATCCACCAAAGACTGATTAGAAGATCTAACCTCTTGAAAAGAACAAATCCCCTCATCAGCCCTATCAAGTCCACCTTCAAAGGGTATGCTGGACTGTGAAGCTATCTTGGACCCAGTTTCATGTTTCTGCACAAAAGAGTTCTCATCTGCAGCAACATATGCAGATTCAGAGAGAAAGCTTgtctcaaaatcaaaaaacTTCAGTACACCTTTACTGTTTTTCTGCTTCACCTTTTCAGAAGTATCTGCTTCCTTCCGAGAGGCAAAATGAACAAAGCAAAGGATACCAACAAGAAGAGAACAAAACAGTCAGAAAGATTAAGAATGCTATATGTACAGTAAAATTATAGATGTTCAAACAGGAACTCCACAAAATCGAACGCGATTGAAGAAAAATTTGTGAGGGCTTTTGCTAATACAGACTGAATTACTCAATAATTGATCTAAATCTCTAAGAGCAAAGACACAACTTGATGAATCTGAACCTTAAAACTAAAAGACGTACAAGTACTGAATAAAAGTAATGAAGTATTGAGCAAGTCTTCATCGGGATAAGCTAAAGAAAGctaaaatagcaaatttaaattaaaaaaggaaaatttccCTCTAGTAAGAAAATACTTCTTAGCAAACAACTAAACCATCATTCTAGCCCTGTTGCCAAGTAATGTGAAGATAAAAAGATCCAGAAAACAGATGAAGATTAAAGACTCCTCATCAGAGCAAAGCATGTGTCTGTGACAAGATATCCAAAAGGAAAAGAGGAGATAGGGAGAATCAAAGATGAATGAGATTAAATGTAGTCATCACCTTCACTGTCCAACCACCTGACCAGCGGCTCCTGAATTTATCCACGACTAAAGaacataatttttcttctccttctgcagaaaaaacaaaaagcagaacttatatctttcaacatttaCAAAAGAAGCGCATGGATAATGGAAAGAAATAGGATAAGCTTACCACTCTTTTCTGACATACAAGCAGGAGATGAGCTTACATCAACTTGAGGCTGAGATATCATCATCAAAAAGTCAGTACTCTGAAAACTAAATGAATCTctttatatgaaataaaagcAGCAGGTTACTAACTCCAGATGCCAAGCTTAAGTTTCTATCTTGCTAAATTTGAATTAGGGAAAGATAAACCTTGGTGGTGGCTAAGAGGATAAATTTTGTACCTGTACCACAGATGGAACGTATGGACTTGCCTCAGCTGATTGATGTAGAAGGGGGTTAACTAGGCTTGCAATATTGTTGTTGTTCAAACCCAAAGCTGAACCACTGTAAACTTTATCATGATGAACCATAAGCTCCACATGCTTGGATCCATTCTTATGCCCATAATGGCTGTCCACAGGAGTATCTTTGACTTGAGAAACATCTGAACCACAAGCACGTTGATCATCAGTGTCTCTGAAAGAAAGCCCTACATCTACAAAAGCATTCTCCATAACTGAGTCATCCAAGTCAGAAAGAACATGGATCTCATCAATTTCATCAGACGAGCAGCAGTTTTCATCTTCTAAAGCCTCCAACCTAGCTTGCTTAACCTGAAGAGCAGCTTCAAGAATAGCTCCTGTTGGCACAGCTTTTGAAGTCGATCCACTGCACATTAATTCATGTATAACTAATGCTTCAGATGCAGCTATAGAAAGCTCAACCGCTTCATTAACATCCGCATCTTTGATGCGCTTAAAATGAATTCTTTCTCCAATCTCTACATTGTCCTTACAGTTGGTAGGAGATGAAGGACCAGCATTACAATCaactttttctatatttttcccCTCGATTTCTTCCTTATTGATTAATGATTGTGGACCAATATTCTTCGCAGCTGAAGTCTCAACTCGTTGCGCTAAAGGTTGAGACATGTTCAAATCATGGCTTTCGCTTTGCTGTGATTCAGCATCTAAAGAAAGTCGTAAACAAAAATGAACTACCTAAAACCACATCAGAGACAAAATTAGGGAAGCTTCTAAGTCAGTAATCTCAAACAAATCTACAAACTTTTCCGTAAACTCAATGAATTAAACAAAATACTGAAAAAACCGACAAATTATCATGCTAAAGAACTTACATTTCTTGGCGACGGAGAAACACTAATTTGAGAAGCATCGTTATCTCCAGATaagaacaaattaaaattgtaatttgtACACTCTTCTCTTGAAGAAGTTTGTAAGTGAGTACTGGAATTAGTTAAGGTTTCCTTTGTGTGAGTAGCAGATGATTCGATTTGAGGAATTTGAAGCCAAGTAGGTAACCAAGCTAAGTCCTGAAATAATTACAATGAgaccaaaaaattaaatatttttattagttttaagaaaacaaaactatGACAAGAAATCTGAATGGCGGAATTGAAATTAAGACTTTTAAGGTTTTACCTCAGAGAATTGAGGAAGACGAAACCCTAAGCTGGCCATGACTATGGAAAGAGCGCCAGAGCAAGAGACAGGGAGTTTCGCGCCATTATGACAGTCGAGATTTCTGGTTAAATAGTGGGGCGCaaagaagtaaataaattaatttagaaaggaaaattaaattacttaatttgaGTAATTAACTTCTTAGTTACAATTGgctaattacaaaaataattacgCCGTTTTAAcgttttttttataaatttaatttaattttttaattttgataatttttataaattttttacaattcaaaatatcaattgaaaattcaatataattttGCTGATGTTGTGTTGGAGTTGGCTAAACTACTTCGCCACATCAAGAATTTTACTTTTGCTTAGTTACAAATAAAATcatgatttgatttttcttataaattttttgatttttaaatttggataaattgatatataattttaaatatttaatatttaagatataatttaatttgaataaataagtaataaatttaaaagtaaagtTCAAAAACATTACCATGCGATTtgacatttttatatttgaggaatataaattttttatatcaaatgaataatatgtgtttattttttagtattttttagataaatttaatattttttcatttattagattgtaaatattaatataaatataaaattttaataatataagtatttttacgTGAATTTAGCATCcggttaaatattttataattataaaatattattaatataatatatattttttaattttagttaaatctaaaaaataattcttaaataaattgttaatatgtttataaattcaaTGATACATTATTAACTGACATATtgcttataaaattataatttagtattcgcttatattaaatacatgcaaaattatataaaaaataataaaagtataaatatgtaactaaataatactaataaaataaaacatgtaatACTCCtttgatacaaaaaatatttctatccTTTAAGTGAAAAAAGCGTCAAatcatatagttttttttaaattttatcctaaatttaattacaataaaaaatattagaaattaagatatttagtaattaatataaaatttaattgtaataagaaagctaaatatttaattagaataaaataagagCTTTTGCCTTTGGAATTATAGAggtcttaattttaaaatctctcCACCCTACTGGGAGTTTATCTTCATACAGTAACTGGATAAAGTATGAGGCTCTATAGGAACTCTATAGGAATTGACCTAAAACAAATATCTTATCTTACTAATACTAATAAGTAACATATATTAAccatatttttaaagaaaattaagataaaattatttaaaaaaaaattattcatatcTTATGgagagaaaatataaattttaaatacaaaattttcatataaatattgattaattataaagttatagattataaattataaaattttattccaaaagtaataggtccaaattatgtatatatatttaggatGTTTTAGTGCTTTAATAGtatgttttatatacataatatgtaggaaatatatattttttcctcacttaaaattaattatctattttcatataatattagttaagagtaaaaaatatagagaaaaaatatttaaaaagaaatttaattggaTATATTCGTATTAAGGCTTAAGATTAAGACGTATGGACTGCTATTTGCTATGCTAGCCCAACTCTACTATTTATAGAAAgacattttagtcattttgtattattattaggatttatattaaaaattatttatgggATAATATTTGGTAGAGATAATGATACCTATAgttttatctattagatagacttatagtggtatacttatttttaaaaacactTATTTAGAGGATgactcttctctatatatatttctacaaACCTAGTTATAAAAGAGGAGGAGAGGTCTCTCCTATATGCCTTTTGCATCTATCCACCCTTATTTTCTCTATAGTTTTTCcataaatactttaatttagttttttttttttttttaagatttaaggagcttttcaagaaatgGAGAGTGAGGACTAAtcatcttcctacttgaagaaattataGATCTAGAGAGAGCTTTTACTTGATTatttatgtctttttatttagtaccatgatcatttaattaaatatgttacgctaatttttataaatgcttagtttagcatttttatttatatatgaatcttactatttatttattcaatgattgacttctttatcttcatatctttactagtttcaattattattattagttaaccatcatattaatttaataatagtaattgttatgaaaatatttaggttgaatATATTAGAGACACCAGTTCTGCTTCAATCTAtgttgataaaagaaaatttagttgcatcattagtttgagtggTTAAAGGAAAAGACatatcaccatctcattcattaaatctaggcttaaagtaaaataaggggATTATTAAGTAATTAGCTAGGCTAAATACTGTCTTTAGCATATTTAGACTGCAGCAATAAACtttccaaatatatataaatcactcaataataaatttaaataaataaaatctaaaatttaaaatatgtttaaGAGAACATCATACATAGCTTCAAAATAAACAATCATATTACTAAacctattaataaaatcataaaagtataccatatatcaaaaaaaaaaagccacaggacaagtttttttttttccgtcTATCCACTTCCTTAAGTAATGCCACATGATTTAAGCTCACTatcaaaacttttatttttttgagcCTCTTCCGATATTCATTAGATTGTTGCTAAAATCATAATTACACTTGATTTTCTCCATAGAAAAGAACCATACATTtgcaaaactaataaaatataaaaaagaattaataaaaatataaaatttattttttttgaagatCTAATTAAAAAGGACTGCCAAGATTTGTATTTTActtcttgaaattttaaaatgttaacTATTTGGTGCATAAATTACATGATCTGACAAGATCACATCAAGTGAATAAAAAGATTAGAACTTTTGTCTAAATTTCTAACCAATAATTAAGATTAACTAGACaatagttttcaaacaaacaCAAGAccaaaattatcataaaaaatacagTTAACAATATATGATATACTCCGAGTATATAATGAGTATTTATTaccataattattattataactaaaaccaaaacaaccaaaaattaaaaaaaaaaaaaagaaaaaataaagagcatGACAATGAGTTCAAGTCTTAATGCCCATAAGTAACAactaaaattatcttttagtctttttctcacatttttttatttatcttctcTTCTTACCTTATCATTTTCTCAATTCtcaaattatacatatatttttctttatgtctCATATGTAACTTGAAAACTTGAAATtagaaacaataataaaatcaatgatgTAATTGTTATAGGACAcaacaataaattttgaagaaactattacaaataatgaagaaatcaAACATTGAGACAAATAGGCATTTAAAGGCATGATCTTAGTCTCTTATGTAAACCATCATTAACGGCAGCAATAATGGTGGTTTCTTCATTAATGAAGagttcaaatataaaaagtaaaagtaaattgaaggaaaaagaaattagtaaGCTTAACTATTTTAGGAAGTTACAAAATCTAAAACGAAAACGTAATTACTcgtataaagaaaatattttctaatttttaagcAAAAGTGGAAATGAAAAGAAAcgctaaaaaattataagagagaaggaaagaaaatcaaagaaaaaaaagtaaaaattggAATAACATCTGCAAAACAAAGCAAAGaaatgatgaaaaataaaaacaaaataaaagattaaaaaaaagcGCACAAAAAAGATAGATCAGcaacaaaaaaattttaaaacgtgcaatataaaaataaaaagcatataaaaatattctaaaattaataaaaatattattttttttaaaatttatgatgagttgtttttcaggtgtttataaaaaaaaataaaaaaataactaaaaccgtactttaaaaaattaaaaaactatatctttttatattttaacataataaaaataaaaaaatatcataaatctaataaaaaataaaaacgaaACATGAATATTTATGTTACTTTTCCTAAAAGAAAAGTAGATGGCATAGCTGTCAGAATCCAGGCTCATGAGCTAGAGTGATAATGGTGTAGGATTCAACTAAAGAGGAGTAACAAACACATAGAAGAGTTAAGGCTGgaaatgaagagaaaagagggagggaagaagaaagaaacagCAAGGTTTGTTGTggtagagaagaagaaagagcaagagtaagagaaaatagaaaatagagaaagaatTGTACTGATTTCAGTAATACAATCATTGGCTATATAACAACCCAATTCTTTAGGGAATAATTCTAGGGGGTTAACTAAAAGACAATAGAACAAAAAGAATCTTTTTTCCCCATGGAtaattcttcattattttctgccACCTCATTTGTTCCAGCAATGACAGCTTCTAGAACTCTTTCAATCTTGATTGACTGCTGTAAATGGCATTTACATCTCCAGCAGCCATTTTTTACCTTCTTGAATCCTGACAGTTTCCTCTTTTATTTAGGAGATCTGGGCACAGATTGTTCAGGCTGGGGCGAATCCTTTTTTTAATGTCTCAGTGTCCTTTGCACTTTGTCCACTCCAGTTCTCTGAGCCAACCAAAAAAGCGCTTTTCAgcattttctttcaaaaaaggTTTTGATTTGGTTAATCTTTTGTTTGTTGACAGTTGAATATCTTACATGCATTACACAATCGAGCCTCTCCATCTCTTGGCTTATCTATTGCCTTAACCATAATTTTCTGggacaacaccgtaaaaccaTCCAGCAAATTCGCACACCCTAAGTATACGAACTCACAAAATATCTTACAATTActacttttaaaagaaaattattgaaaaaggaaaccaattaagaagaaaattacaaaactaATTAAAGCTTAATTTAACCTAGAGCTTTAAATGGATCATGGTGTTTACATCTTGAGATCACAGGTCTTCTTCCAATAGGAGACTTCTTTAGTTTTTACCTTTCAAACACTTTCCATTATAAAAACAACTGGTAAAAATAATCCAAGAGATATTGGTTTCTAACTACAGCATTGATTCTGAATTTTGAGGAAAATCAAGATTATCATGATCATACTTGATTTGGAACTGGGAGGGTGTTCTTCTTCCAACATTTCCAAGCACAATGACCCAGGggatataaataaattggcacaataaacaaaaacaagTGATCGCAACTCTAGAGAATAAACACATAATCAATTTCAGCACCAGCCATAGAATCATCTTCGAAAGAATGCCAGTTGAAAACTGAAGTTGAGCAATTTCAGCACCTGCATCTCCCATCAGCCAGCAGCCTAAAATATAACCAAGTTCTCAAAGATTCATCTTCATGATGGCATAATTTATAACCTCAAGATTTTAGTTGTAGTTAGACCAGAAATGTGCAAGCCTTGGGGAGGTTTTGAGCGAGTCAGCATTGTTCATTGATAG is a genomic window containing:
- the LOC8277192 gene encoding uncharacterized protein LOC8277192 isoform X3, which translates into the protein MASLGFRLPQFSEDLAWLPTWLQIPQIESSATHTKETLTNSSTHLQTSSREECTNYNFNLFLSGDNDASQISVSPSPRNVVHFCLRLSLDAESQQSESHDLNMSQPLAQRVETSAAKNIGPQSLINKEEIEGKNIEKVDCNAGPSSPTNCKDNVEIGERIHFKRIKDADVNEAVELSIAASEALVIHELMCSGSTSKAVPTGAILEAALQVKQARLEALEDENCCSSDEIDEIHVLSDLDDSVMENAFVDVGLSFRDTDDQRACGSDVSQVKDTPVDSHYGHKNGSKHVELMVHHDKVYSGSALGLNNNNIASLVNPLLHQSAEASPYVPSVVQPQVDVSSSPACMSEKSEGEEKLCSLVVDKFRSRWSGGWTVKEADTSEKVKQKNSKGVLKFFDFETSFLSESAYVAADENSFVQKHETGSKIASQSSIPFEGGLDRADEGICSFQEVRSSNQSLVDPLCSIVPCSISSENAGSLSSQNKDDREAYAQNCFSTKSEPRMENFQSTSDVNVEPPYAGREAVPKTYGEYFEVPVRRHLASLKTYSKLLPKHEATLSEQQLNQNHSSESEFHFSVGRDHGQNEDVNILRSPLSDHDEPAKDGPEQPSKQRRSPLVLNRKTRCHLQPSELLRNLAGEKTPERIFAQGTVNKALQRKNLQKIDSKLENPHKTANLVRKRVCLLEAEVGLQQNKDAPKTQTSQRNFTANKRSKYSKPCSDSQNQDMKNCFKDLVNDMKRLIFHGLQFLLTGFSSRKKREIAGLIQEYGGLVLLDVPSPPSNIRTTRKARSNFQRLPIVICSKKLQTTKFLYGCAVNTLILKVKWLADSVAAGSAIPPDKYMIISNQVGQQYTRFGKLGYHDAPRCIFDRVGIMLHGKHSFCSKLEIIIKHGGGQVFKTLQRLFQSLDTEKISVGAIIAEDESTASRHLRHCALERKLPMMPASWIARSLHFGKLLPFKEKDDAPKINSPESAISLDWSQEI
- the LOC8277192 gene encoding uncharacterized protein LOC8277192 isoform X2; protein product: MASLGFRLPQFSEDLAWLPTWLQIPQIESSATHTKETLTNSSTHLQTSSREECTNYNFNLFLSGDNDASQISVSPSPRNVVHFCLRLSLDAESQQSESHDLNMSQPLAQRVETSAAKNIGPQSLINKEEIEGKNIEKVDCNAGPSSPTNCKDNVEIGERIHFKRIKDADVNEAVELSIAASEALVIHELMCSGSTSKAVPTGAILEAALQVKQARLEALEDENCCSSDEIDEIHVLSDLDDSVMENAFVDVGLSFRDTDDQRACGSDVSQVKDTPVDSHYGHKNGSKHVELMVHHDKVYSGSALGLNNNNIASLVNPLLHQSAEASPYVPSVVQPQVDVSSSPACMSEKSEGEEKLCSLVVDKFRSRWSGGWTVKEADTSEKVKQKNSKGVLKFFDFETSFLSESAYVAADENSFVQKHETGSKIASQSSIPFEGGLDRADEGICSFQEVRSSNQSLVDPLCSIVPCSISSENAGSLSSQNKDDREAYAQNCFSTKSEPRMENFQSTSDVNVEPPYAGREAVPKTYGEYFEVPVRRHLASLKTYSKLLPKHEATLSEQQLNQNHSSESEFHFSVGRDHGQNEDVNILRSPLSDHDEPAKDGPEQPSKQRRSPLVLNRKTRCHLQPSELLRNLAGEKTPERIFAQGTVNKALQRKNLQKIDSKLENPHKTANLVRKRVCLLEAEVGLQQNKDAPKTQTSQRNSSAVTANKRSKYSKPCSDSQNQDMKNCFKDLVNDMKRLIFHGLQFLLTGFSSRKKREIAGLIQEYGGLVLLDVPSPPSNIRTTRKARSNFQRLPIVICSKKLQTTKFLYGCAVNTLILKVKWLADSVAAGSAIPPDKYMIISNQVGQQYTRFGKLGYHDAPRCIFDRVGIMLHGKHSFCSKLEIIIKHGGGQVFKTLQRLFQSLDTEKISVGAIIAEDESTASRHLRHCALERKLPMMPASWIARSLHFGKLLPFKEKDDAPKINSPESAISLDWSQEI
- the LOC8277192 gene encoding uncharacterized protein LOC8277192 isoform X1; the encoded protein is MASLGFRLPQFSEDLAWLPTWLQIPQIESSATHTKETLTNSSTHLQTSSREECTNYNFNLFLSGDNDASQISVSPSPRNVVHFCLRLSLDAESQQSESHDLNMSQPLAQRVETSAAKNIGPQSLINKEEIEGKNIEKVDCNAGPSSPTNCKDNVEIGERIHFKRIKDADVNEAVELSIAASEALVIHELMCSGSTSKAVPTGAILEAALQVKQARLEALEDENCCSSDEIDEIHVLSDLDDSVMENAFVDVGLSFRDTDDQRACGSDVSQVKDTPVDSHYGHKNGSKHVELMVHHDKVYSGSALGLNNNNIASLVNPLLHQSAEASPYVPSVVQPQVDVSSSPACMSEKSEGEEKLCSLVVDKFRSRWSGGWTVKEADTSEKVKQKNSKGVLKFFDFETSFLSESAYVAADENSFVQKHETGSKIASQSSIPFEGGLDRADEGICSFQEVRSSNQSLVDPLCSIVPCSISSENAGSLSSQNKDDREAYAQNCFSTKSEPRMENFQSTSDVNVEPPYAGREAVPKTYGEYFEVPVRRHLASLKTYSKLLPKHEATLSEQQLNQNHSSEYVGELISSKSFSDQMNSKLFVPLRSEFHFSVGRDHGQNEDVNILRSPLSDHDEPAKDGPEQPSKQRRSPLVLNRKTRCHLQPSELLRNLAGEKTPERIFAQGTVNKALQRKNLQKIDSKLENPHKTANLVRKRVCLLEAEVGLQQNKDAPKTQTSQRNSSAVTANKRSKYSKPCSDSQNQDMKNCFKDLVNDMKRLIFHGLQFLLTGFSSRKKREIAGLIQEYGGLVLLDVPSPPSNIRTTRKARSNFQRLPIVICSKKLQTTKFLYGCAVNTLILKVKWLADSVAAGSAIPPDKYMIISNQVGQQYTRFGKLGYHDAPRCIFDRVGIMLHGKHSFCSKLEIIIKHGGGQVFKTLQRLFQSLDTEKISVGAIIAEDESTASRHLRHCALERKLPMMPASWIARSLHFGKLLPFKEKDDAPKINSPESAISLDWSQEI